In Micromonospora cremea, the genomic window CCGGGCAGGGCGCGGACCCCGTCGACGATGCCCCGACCGGGGCGTGCGGCAAAGAAGGTGAGGTGGTCGTTGATCCGCTGCACCAGGGCCGCCACGATGAGGTCGGACGCCGGTGTGTCCGGGAGCGGCGTGCCCCTTCCGAGCCAGTCGGCGAGCACGCCCAGCCCGCGGCTCGCCGCGGCGGCCAGCTCGGGCCGAGAGGATCCCTGGGTGCCCCGCAGTGTGCCGAGCAGCGCCTCCACCGCGCTCACCGTCGGCACCACCGCGTAGCCGCCGGCGCCACCCCACCCGCCATCGGAACGCTGTTCGTCCAGCAGGTACCGCAGCCGCCGGTCGTGCCCGGTGAGCCACGGCGCGTCCGCGACGACCCGGCCGGTCTCGTACACCGACGGGGTGACCCGGCCCGCCGGCTCGAGCACCATGGCGGCGAGCAACTCCCGGGCCGATGCGGCCATGTCGGACTCGTTGCCGGCATCGGCGGCGGCCGGTGAGGTGGTCACAGCACGCCCCAGAAGTCGGTCGACCGGTAGAAGCCGGTGCTGAAGCCGATCTGGCGGGCGAGGTAGTCGGCCTGCACCGGGCAGCTTGCGCGCAGCGGGTCGAGCAGCTCGCGGGCGTACGCCACCAGGCCGGTGATCTGGCGCTCGATGTCGGCCCGCTCCGGCACCAACATCAGCGCGTTGAGGTCCCCCCACCGCTGGTCGCGTTCGTAGGTCGCGAGGTCGTTGACGAGTCGGAGGATCCGCTGCACCTGGTCACTGGCCGCGACGAGCGCGTCGAGGTGGGCCAGCGTCGCGGGATCGCCGGAGTGGATCCAGTGCACGACGTTGACCACTGTGCAGGCCAGGTTCGCCGCGTTGGCCAGGTACTCGTCCAGGGTGGGCAGCACGCCGGTGCTGGCGGTCTGCTTCCAGTCCCACTCCCGCGCCATGGCGTCGAGCATCGTCCGCAACTCGTTCCGCCATACCGCCCCGTGGGTCGCGTACGCCGGCACGGCGGCCAGTTCGTCGTGCAATTCGGCGAGAAAGCGGCCGAGAGAGTCGTCCTCCGCCGGTTTCCCGCCCTCGGCCACGGCGAGGCAGCCCGCCGTCAACCGGTCGATCTCGTCACGGGTACGCGCCTCGTGGTCGACGAGCCAGTCGACCGCGAAGCCCCACAGCACGGCCCGGTTCGTGACGCGCAACTGGGCGAGGTCACACCAGGGCGCCCCGAATGCGATCGCCATCGCGACGTTGCCGAACAGCGCCGGGTCGAACGGTCGCGCCGGGAAGAGATCGGGGTACGCCGCAGCGCGTTCGGCCAGGTCACGTTGGCCCTTCGCGGCGAGGGCGCAGATCCGGCCCTGCTCCGCGGCCAGCGCCATCTGGTCGCTACCGGTATCCGGCAGCGACGCGAGCTCAGCGGTCATGCGGAGACACTCCGTACCGGCTGCAGGGTCACCTCGACACGCTGGAGGGGCCGCAGCGCGGCCGCCACCTTGATACCGGGCAGAGCCTGCCGCTCCAGGCGGAACCGGAACCGGCTCAGGAGGGTGGCCACGATCAGCATGGCCTCCAGATAGAACAGGTGCATGCCGATGCACTGGTGTGGGCCGCCGCCGAACGGGAAATGCGCGTACCGGTGCCGGTTGCGGACCTGCTCGGGGTCGAAGCGGTCGGGGTCGAAGACCTCGGGCCGGTCCCAGAACGCGGACATCCGGTGGGTGATCAGCGGGCTGACCACGAGAGTGGCGCCGGCCTCGATGCGTACGCCGCCGATCACGTCGGCTTCCAGGGCGCGGCGCGGGAAGAGCCAGCCGATCGGATAGAGCCGCAGCAGTTCGTCGAGCACCTGTCGGGTGTAACGCAGCTCGCGCAGGTGCTCGCGCCGGACCGGAGCGTCGCCGACCACCCGGTCGATCTCCTCGTACAGTCGCTCGGCGATCTGTTCGTCCTGCGCGATGTGCGGCCAGAGCCAGGTCAGCACGCTGATCGTGGTCTCGGTGGTGGTGGCGACCATGGAGACGGTGTCGTCACGGACCTGCCGCTCGTCGAGCCGACCGCCAGCCTCCGTGCGGCCCCGCCACAGCGTGGCGATGATGTCGTCGCCATCGGTCTCGGCCGTTCCCCGGGCGGCGCGGACGATCGGGAGCACAGTGTCGTCGATGAGTTGAACTGCCTGACGGAACGCGCGGTCGCCGGGCATCGGCATGGCCAACGGCGCCCACGGCACCAACAGCCGCGGCATCACCGACCAGGCGATCGCGTCCTGCGCCTCCATGATGCGCATCGCCTGCGGCACCGAGATCTTGTCGGCGAAGAAGACCCGCATGATCGCCGAGCAGACGATCCGAGCCTGCACGGTGCCCATGTCGACGGGCTGGCCGGCGCGGGCCGGCTCATCCAGTTCGTCGACCACTTCCTCGATCGCCTCGGCCAGCCGGTCCACCAGCGAGTCGACCCGCCGAGCGGTGAACAGCGGCTGGAGCACGTGGCGGCTGTTCTTCCAGTAATCGCCGTCACTGAGAATGCCGTCGCCGAACAACCGCTTCAGCGGGCGCCACTGGAGACCGTCGCCGGCACGGACGTAGTTGTCGGACTTCTCGCGCAGTACCCGCTGCAGGTGCTCCGGTCGGGTGATCAGGTAGGGCCGGAACGCACCGAGGCTGAGCTTCA contains:
- a CDS encoding terpene synthase family protein, whose product is MTAELASLPDTGSDQMALAAEQGRICALAAKGQRDLAERAAAYPDLFPARPFDPALFGNVAMAIAFGAPWCDLAQLRVTNRAVLWGFAVDWLVDHEARTRDEIDRLTAGCLAVAEGGKPAEDDSLGRFLAELHDELAAVPAYATHGAVWRNELRTMLDAMAREWDWKQTASTGVLPTLDEYLANAANLACTVVNVVHWIHSGDPATLAHLDALVAASDQVQRILRLVNDLATYERDQRWGDLNALMLVPERADIERQITGLVAYARELLDPLRASCPVQADYLARQIGFSTGFYRSTDFWGVL
- a CDS encoding cytochrome P450, which codes for MAAPPTVPVQPRRAGSVPLRHVVPNLFRDPARTLVELGERSQGEVVKLSLGAFRPYLITRPEHLQRVLREKSDNYVRAGDGLQWRPLKRLFGDGILSDGDYWKNSRHVLQPLFTARRVDSLVDRLAEAIEEVVDELDEPARAGQPVDMGTVQARIVCSAIMRVFFADKISVPQAMRIMEAQDAIAWSVMPRLLVPWAPLAMPMPGDRAFRQAVQLIDDTVLPIVRAARGTAETDGDDIIATLWRGRTEAGGRLDERQVRDDTVSMVATTTETTISVLTWLWPHIAQDEQIAERLYEEIDRVVGDAPVRREHLRELRYTRQVLDELLRLYPIGWLFPRRALEADVIGGVRIEAGATLVVSPLITHRMSAFWDRPEVFDPDRFDPEQVRNRHRYAHFPFGGGPHQCIGMHLFYLEAMLIVATLLSRFRFRLERQALPGIKVAAALRPLQRVEVTLQPVRSVSA